TTCCTTTATCAAAATCTTTAATATCAATTACAGTATTTTCCAAAGCAAGTTGTTGTTCTTTTATTAGTTTTCCTTGGATATCGTAAATTCTGACTTTGGTAGTTATTTTATTTTTGTTTCTGCATTCTATTGTTATAGTGTTTTTTGTTGGGTTAGGATAAATAGTATAATCTTTATTTATTTTTGAATTATTTGTTTCAAAAATACTTGAATTTTCGCCTCCTCCATTTGTAGTCCTGTATATACAATCATAAGCAGGAAAAAGTATTAAATTATTAGTATCAAATCCTGCAAATTTAGTAAGAAGACAGCTAAAATTATCAAATGCAAGTTTTTGCCACCATTTGCCACCATCTGTTGTTTTGTAAATATAATTTTTACCGGAAGAAACAAAATCAATCCATCCAACATTTTCATTTGCAAAATACATATCAGCTAAACCCTCACCAAGAGCACCTTGTACATCATTAATTCCATTCATAATAGGAAACCAGCTATTACCACCATCAGTTGTTTTAAAGATGCTATCATGTCCATTATAACCGTAATAACGAATTATATATCCGACATTTTTAGAGGGGAATTGAATTCTTCTAATCTCATTGTTAAATTTTTTTATTGATTGCCAACTATCTCCATCATCAGTGGTTTTGTACAGAGTAAATGGATTGTGATATGATCGGGAATACCCATATCCTATACTGGGACTAGGGAATTGTAATCCCCATAAATAATCAGGTAAAACACTTTTCCATGTTTTACCTGTATCAGTACTTTTAACAAGTCCTGAATCTCTTGAAAGCAGAAATAGGTTGTTTGTGAATTTGTTTTTTGTCAAATTTGCATTAGGAGCTGTAGTATACAAAGTAGTTGTTTTGCTAAATGTTTTGCATCCATCATTGGTTCTATATGTGTTATTATTAATCAAATAGATACCTGTATCTTTACTGTAAAAAAAATAATTTGAAATATACTTACTAATTGTATCCCATGTTTGACCTGCATCTTCAGTTCTTACAGTATAGTATTTTGCGTTTGGCATTTGTGTCCTATATGATAAATATATTGTGTTGATATTAAT
This is a stretch of genomic DNA from Bacteroidota bacterium. It encodes these proteins:
- a CDS encoding T9SS type A sorting domain-containing protein → MKNYIFILFIFIFNSNLYSQWQEIAPKNMSNILDFQAININTIYLSYRTQMPNAKYYTVRTEDAGQTWDTISKYISNYFFYSKDTGIYLINNNTYRTNDGCKTFSKTTTLYTTAPNANLTKNKFTNNLFLLSRDSGLVKSTDTGKTWKSVLPDYLWGLQFPSPSIGYGYSRSYHNPFTLYKTTDDGDSWQSIKKFNNEIRRIQFPSKNVGYIIRYYGYNGHDSIFKTTDGGNSWFPIMNGINDVQGALGEGLADMYFANENVGWIDFVSSGKNYIYKTTDGGKWWQKLAFDNFSCLLTKFAGFDTNNLILFPAYDCIYRTTNGGGENSSIFETNNSKINKDYTIYPNPTKNTITIECRNKNKITTKVRIYDIQGKLIKEQQLALENTVIDIKDFDKGIYFVKIKDGDGVFVEKVVKN